CTAATTGTTTGGTATTTACTTCTCCAATATTAGATGGGCTTCCAGGGTTACCATTTTCATCATAAGGTACAACAAAGTATTTGTATAAGACGCCTTCCTTAACCTGATCAACAAAGGTTTTACCACTTTGCTTGGATGATATCTTTTCTGCCGACTCAGGATTATTTAAATAACGCATTACATCATAACCCGTCGTTTTTTCGTTAGCATCATCCCACATTAATAAGGCTACTGGCTGAGAACCTTCAATGGTAAGTCGAACAGACAGAGCAGGTGGTGTGGTTGCTACTTCCTGATTCTCTTCTACTTCGTGACGTTCGCTTACTCCATTTGGTCGTTCAAAATCCATTGGTTTTTCATTCTTTAACGCTTCCTGCATCACGATGCTAAACATACGCGCCGTCTTACCGCTACCATCATACATAATGTGGCCCTTATCCTCTTTTGGGAAGCCCATCCAGATGGAGCCGATATACCTAGGGTTATATCCAACAAACCAAGCATCCTTGTTTGCCTTGGAGCTTAGGGCTGATTGCGTGGTTCCCGTTTTACCTGCTACCGGCCAATTTTTCATTTTCGCACTGGTACCCGTACCCCTTTGAACGGCATTACGTAGCAATTCGTGCATTTCCCAAGCGGCATTAGGTGAAATAACTTGTGTTTCCTTTACAGGTCTAATCTCTTCTTTCCCTGTTCTGAGGTCTTTAATTTTATCAATGGCATGTGCTTCTTTTACTACACCGCCATTTGTAAATGCTGTATACGCTTGTGCCATTCGCAGTGGTGATGTTCCTTTATGCAAACCACCCAATGCAATGGATAAATTACGATCGGTCGGATCAAGCGAAATACCAAAATCCTTGATGTACTTCAAGGAATTATCAATTCCAATTTCATTTAACAACCAGACCGTAGGAACATTGAGTGACATCTGAACAGCTTTATCCATACGTATGGATTCGCTGTATTGGTTATTCCAGTTCCTTGGCTCATAGCCATTAAAGCTTTGACGTTTGTTACTTAACTGAGAACCTGCATGCCATTTCCCTGTATCTAATGCTGGTGCAAAAACAGCTAATGGTTTAAAGGATGAACCCGGCTGATGCAGACTCAGCGCATTATTCCAGCCCTTGTGCACATAGTTCCGGCCACCTACAATGCCGGCAATACCACCGGTTTTAGCATCGAGAACTACCATTCCGGCATCAACCTGATTGGTGCTTCCATCCTTCGGGAAATTCTTGGCATTCTCAAAGTTCTTCACCATTGCATCCTGTACATCGGTATTTAGCGTCGTATAGATTTGATATCCTCCGCTATATAGCTCATTCTCAGCAATGCCATAGCGTTCTTCGGCCTCATCAACTACGTAATCAAGGAATGCCTGATACGAATTGCCCTCGGTGACTTTTTTAGTAGGAAGCGCTTCTTGTTGAGCAGCCTCTTTTTCCTGCACCGTAATGATTCCTTGTTCGGCCATTAAGCGAATGATCGTATCACGGCGTTCTTTAGATTTAGCCGGATTGTTAAATGGAGAATAGATAGACGGTCCCTTTGGAATCGCCGCTAACTGAGCAATTTCAGCAGTCGTTAGAGTGTCCAGGTGTTCTGCCTTTTCTTTACCGAAGTAATAATTAGCGGCTGCCTTAATTCCATAAGCACCATGACCTAAATAAATTTTATTTAGATACATCTCCATAATCTGATCTTTCGTGAATCTGTTCTCTAGGTTAATGGCAATACTAACCTCTTTCGTTTTTCGCCAGAACGTTTTTTCATGAGAGAGAAACACATTTTTCGCTAGCTGTTGGGTTATTGTACTTGCTCCTTCAACTGCACTGCCTGCTCGAATATCCTTCCAAATCGCTCCACCGATCCGGATCATATCTACACCATTGTGCTCAAAAAAGCGTTTATCTTCTACAGCCACAAATGCTTGCACCAACTTTTTAGGCACTTTGTCGATTGTGACGTATTCACGATCCTCTAGAACATATAATTTGGATAGCTCTTTACCGTTCACATCCATTATTTTGGTTGCTTCCAGTTTAATGTCTCTTAATTTATTTTCATCCATCTCCACCATTTTACCGCCCGCATATAAGAGAGCGAAGTAACCTCCGATGACGGATAAAATTAAAAAGACAGCAAATCCAATAATAAGCATTATCCATTTATTTACTTGTTTTTTCTTTTTTTTCTTCTTGGCTTGAGCCATATATTACCTCCAGATTTCTTTCCTCTCTCCACCTTTTTAGACGATTAAGTCAAAAAAAAGTTTCTGACCCGAAACAATGCAGCATCTAATTAGTAACTGCCCTCGGTTCTTTTTGATGGGTGTATGAGCTTAAGCAGTTGGCTGTCTGTGTAACCGTAAAGCTCTAGCATACGCTCATAGGGATCATCCCCACCCAGTTGAAAATAGTGAACAAAAGCAGGCTCCGTCTTATATCCCTGTTCCTTCAAAATTTGAATATCAGCACGTGCCGAGTCCTTTGCCAAATGCAGCAGCCGTTCTTCAACAATCATATGTCGATATGCATTCTGTTGTCGTACAGGTATCGATTGACCAAAAATTTCAATGGGCCACTCTTGATAAGAGAACGATAGAACGAGGGCTCTTCCTCCTCGTAGTTCATCGACAAACTCCAATTGAAAATTTGTACAATCTCCATACGCCTTTACAACCTGCTGTGTAAACTGATCCAGATCGGAATCATTCACCTGACAAATAATGTCGAGATCACTTGTCGCTATCTCAATTCCAAGTGGAATCGTTCCTGTCAGTATCGGATCGTAGGAAGACAGCTGTTTAAACAAATCAAGCTCCTGTAACACAATAAATGCTTGCCTTTGCCGTTTCGTGCCTGTTTGTAAATAATCTGGCTTGTCTAGATGTATCATGTATATTCACCTGCTTTCCAAAATTGAACCACAGATACAAAACAGCCACTCTACCATGATAGTATAAAGTGGCTGCTTTGTACCAAACAATTCCTGCCAAAAGCATTTCGTTTAGAGGTTCGTTTAGCTGAAGATAAAAGCTATAGAATATATAATGTACTTCCTTTTAATGAACAGCAGCTTTTGCCTGCCGTGTCTGTTTCTTATTTAGCATCAAAGGAGGTATAGCGATTCCCAATAAAATCAGCAGAATACCACTCCATTGGAGCGTGCTTACATGTTCTCCTAATACGGTTACAGAGGCAATCACTGCGGCTGGAAGTTCTGCTGCACCAAGAATCGTCCCCAATCCAGAACCAACCTTTGGTACTCCTATCGAGAAAAAGACAACGGGAATAATTATACCTAAGGAAGACAGTGCCAAGCCATACATCCACAGACCCT
The nucleotide sequence above comes from Brevibacillus laterosporus LMG 15441. Encoded proteins:
- a CDS encoding transglycosylase domain-containing protein gives rise to the protein MAQAKKKKKKKQVNKWIMLIIGFAVFLILSVIGGYFALLYAGGKMVEMDENKLRDIKLEATKIMDVNGKELSKLYVLEDREYVTIDKVPKKLVQAFVAVEDKRFFEHNGVDMIRIGGAIWKDIRAGSAVEGASTITQQLAKNVFLSHEKTFWRKTKEVSIAINLENRFTKDQIMEMYLNKIYLGHGAYGIKAAANYYFGKEKAEHLDTLTTAEIAQLAAIPKGPSIYSPFNNPAKSKERRDTIIRLMAEQGIITVQEKEAAQQEALPTKKVTEGNSYQAFLDYVVDEAEERYGIAENELYSGGYQIYTTLNTDVQDAMVKNFENAKNFPKDGSTNQVDAGMVVLDAKTGGIAGIVGGRNYVHKGWNNALSLHQPGSSFKPLAVFAPALDTGKWHAGSQLSNKRQSFNGYEPRNWNNQYSESIRMDKAVQMSLNVPTVWLLNEIGIDNSLKYIKDFGISLDPTDRNLSIALGGLHKGTSPLRMAQAYTAFTNGGVVKEAHAIDKIKDLRTGKEEIRPVKETQVISPNAAWEMHELLRNAVQRGTGTSAKMKNWPVAGKTGTTQSALSSKANKDAWFVGYNPRYIGSIWMGFPKEDKGHIMYDGSGKTARMFSIVMQEALKNEKPMDFERPNGVSERHEVEENQEVATTPPALSVRLTIEGSQPVALLMWDDANEKTTGYDVMRYLNNPESAEKISSKQSGKTFVDQVKEGVLYKYFVVPYDENGNPGSPSNIGEVNTKQLEELLQNGENQHEENNSGDNQNSTEGDQSPNNGSNGSSEQEGHGNTDNSGNSNSTPQGLPNGNNGGNNQNNGQGHGQGNGSSGNGADPNASQRPADIPDPTQSTDPSQQGTGN
- a CDS encoding DUF4269 domain-containing protein, translated to MIHLDKPDYLQTGTKRQRQAFIVLQELDLFKQLSSYDPILTGTIPLGIEIATSDLDIICQVNDSDLDQFTQQVVKAYGDCTNFQLEFVDELRGGRALVLSFSYQEWPIEIFGQSIPVRQQNAYRHMIVEERLLHLAKDSARADIQILKEQGYKTEPAFVHYFQLGGDDPYERMLELYGYTDSQLLKLIHPSKRTEGSY